In the Mytilus galloprovincialis chromosome 10, xbMytGall1.hap1.1, whole genome shotgun sequence genome, one interval contains:
- the LOC143049785 gene encoding beta-1,4-N-acetylgalactosaminyltransferase bre-4-like has protein sequence MKQNQEKILLTLNSDHTYKLNGMGDANERHCTKGSVFKSLFLVLLFLITIQIAFNLSIQQAAFTFMSKWVQVSEQLYSSSSRLAQFQPSTLGIPKGTPSAASFHIEQSTQSVIKSDNNVTYVCSKNVTNVTGEDCLPLCPVISEKLVGALATYSDSPTYSDLDRLYPWVQDGGRGKPSDCYPRHRVAIIIPYRNRESQLRTFLYNIHPILYRQELDYGIYVVEQNGSSKFNRAMLMNIGYAEAMKIHDYQCFVFHDVDLIPENDKNIYNCPKQPRHMSVAVDKFKYRLPYNAIFGGVSSLTKEQFEKVNGFPNRYFGWGGEDDDMWNRIHNAGYKVIRYAMEIARYKMIKHGTDTGNKANPGRFKMLKESKKYFKTDGINSLKYKVLKIDFNHLYTRVVVDIDEKEVLAEIKKS, from the exons ATGaaacaaaatcaagaaaaaatattgCTTACGTTGAATAGTGATCACACGTACAAGTTAAATGGAATGGGGGATGCGAATGAACGGCATTGTACAAAAGGATCAGTGTTTAAATCCTTGTTCTTAGTGTTACTGTTTCTGATTACGATTCAGATAGCGTTCAATTTGTCCATTCAACAGGCAGCTTTCACGTTTATGTCAAAATGGGTACAAGTATCGGAACAGTTGTACTCGAGTTCGTCTCGCCTAGCTCAGTTTCAACCATCAACATTAGGCATCCCAAAAGGAACTCCAAGTGCTGCATCATTTCATATAGAACAGTCAACACAGTCAGTGATAAAATCAGATAACAACGTGACTTATGTGTGCAGTAAAAATGTAACAAATGTGACGGGTGAAGATTGTTTGCCGTTGTGTCCAGTAATTTCAGAAAAACTCG ttggTGCTTTAGCAACATATTCCGACTCCCCAACTTACTCTGACTTAGATAGACTGTATCCCTGGGTTCAAGATGGAGGAAGGGGAAAGCCGTCCGACTGTTACCCACGCCATCGTGTTGCCATTATCATTCCATACAGGAATAGGGAAAGTCAACTCCGGACATTTTTATACAATATCCATCCAATACTTTATAGACAGGAGTTAGATTATGGAATTTATGTCGTAGAACAG AATGGAAGTTCTAAATTTAACCGTGCCATGCTGATGAATATTGGGTATGCAGAAGCAATGAAGATACACGACTATCAATGTTTTGTCTTCCATGATGTCGACTTGATTCCagaaaacgacaaaaatatttacaactgTCCAAAACAACCAAGACATATGTCAGTTGCAGTAGATAAATTTAAATACCG ATTGCCTTACAATGCAATATTTGGAGGCGTATCATCTTTAACGAAGGAACAGTTCGAAAAAGTCAACGGTTTTCCGAACAGATATTTTGGCTGGGGAGGTGAAGACGATGATATGTGGAATAG aattcACAACGCGGGATATAAAGTGATCCGATATGCTATGGAAATAGCTCGTTATAAGATGATAAAACATGGCACGGATACAGGAAACAAAGCTAATCCTGGAAG GTTTAAAATGCTGAaagaaagtaaaaaatatttcaaaactgatGGCATTAATAGCCTGAAGTATAAAGTTTTAAAGATAGACTTTAATCATCTCTATACACGAGTCGTTGTTGACATTGACGAAAAAGAAGTTTTGGCG gaAATAAAAAAGTCATAA